One Fusobacterium nucleatum genomic window carries:
- the ybaK gene encoding Cys-tRNA(Pro) deacylase produces the protein MKKTNAIRELEIHKIEHIIREYEVDEEHLDAVSVALKTNEDITRVFKTLVLLNEKREMIVACIPGMEKLDLKKLAKLSGNKKLEMLPMKDLFSMTGYIRGGCSPIGIKKKHTVFIHKSALDNKTILVSGGLRGLQIEIEPQKLIDYLKMVVGDIIEDVNIEF, from the coding sequence ATGAAAAAGACAAATGCTATCAGAGAATTAGAAATACATAAGATTGAACATATAATTAGAGAATATGAGGTAGATGAAGAACATTTAGATGCAGTGAGTGTGGCACTAAAGACTAATGAAGATATCACAAGAGTTTTCAAAACTTTGGTTTTATTAAATGAAAAGAGGGAGATGATAGTTGCCTGTATTCCAGGAATGGAAAAGTTAGATTTAAAAAAATTAGCAAAACTTTCAGGAAATAAAAAACTTGAAATGTTGCCAATGAAAGATTTATTTTCAATGACAGGATACATCAGAGGAGGTTGTTCTCCTATTGGGATAAAGAAGAAACATACTGTCTTTATCCATAAATCGGCACTTGATAATAAGACAATTTTAGTAAGTGGAGGTTTAAGAGGCTTACAAATTGAGATAGAACCTCAAAAATTGATTGATTATTTAAAGATGGTAGTTGGGGATATTATTGAAGATGTAAATATAGAATTTTAA
- a CDS encoding PrpR N-terminal domain-containing protein, producing MSEIAFLVSSERMFKKIKKYIDIENIIVVETTISNALEKAKKLIDEGVKVILTKLAIKIKIEDEIDIPILSIENNISDYIELLKEIDIKNNKIAFVDYIEASESLINLTKIISNDIVFKNFTSEEECETIVKELKNKSYSVLIGSALTKKYANKYNLKSYEVEISKDSVLMYIEIAEQIIKFTDLKKSKDRVLKSIEIMIDNYLQNEEKMEKNILDKVTMNDVEKDKLIEGLKRNSFSLSNTAKDLGMSRTTLWRKLKKFNIIIE from the coding sequence ATGAGTGAAATTGCTTTTTTAGTTTCTAGTGAGAGAATGTTTAAAAAAATAAAAAAATATATAGATATAGAAAATATTATTGTAGTTGAGACAACAATTTCAAATGCTTTGGAAAAAGCAAAAAAGTTGATTGATGAAGGAGTAAAAGTAATACTTACAAAATTAGCTATAAAAATAAAAATAGAAGATGAGATAGATATTCCTATTTTAAGTATTGAAAATAATATTTCTGATTATATTGAACTTTTAAAAGAAATTGATATAAAAAATAATAAAATTGCTTTTGTTGACTATATTGAAGCATCAGAAAGTTTAATTAACCTTACTAAAATTATTTCCAATGATATAGTTTTTAAGAATTTTACAAGTGAAGAAGAATGTGAAACAATAGTAAAAGAATTAAAAAATAAATCATATTCAGTTTTAATTGGGAGTGCATTAACAAAAAAATATGCTAACAAATATAATTTAAAATCCTATGAAGTAGAAATTTCAAAAGATTCAGTTTTAATGTATATTGAGATAGCAGAACAGATAATTAAATTTACAGATTTAAAGAAATCAAAAGATAGAGTATTAAAAAGTATAGAAATTATGATAGACAATTATTTACAAAATGAAGAAAAAATGGAAAAGAATATACTTGATAAAGTTACTATGAATGATGTTGAAAAAGATAAGTTAATTGAAGGTTTAAAAAGAAATTCTTTCTCATTATCAAATACTGCAAAAGATTTAGGTATGAGTAGAACAACACTTTGGAGAAAATTGAAAAAGTTTAATATAATAATAGAATAA
- a CDS encoding 2-hydroxycarboxylate transporter family protein, which yields MAKKNFKELFDPRESKWGGISLPMFLCALIVVAIVVYVPFGLDKEGNPGSFLRPNFLIMFSALAVFGLLFGEIGDRIPFWNDYIGGGTILVFFMAAVFGTYNLVPENFMKAVNIFYGKQPVNFLEMFIPALIVGSVLTVDRKTLIKSISGYIPLIIIGVIGASAGGIAVGLIFGKSPIDVMMNYVLPIMGGGTGAGAVPMSEMWASKTGRPASEWFGFAISILSIANVFAILCGALLKKLGEARPSLTGNGELLIDNSKEAIRDKEVEVKPELTDTTAAFILTGVLFMIAHILGEVWESLGLGFDLHRLVFLILLTMFLNIANIVPDKIKAGAKRMQTFFSKHTIWILMAAVGFTTDVKEIIAAAAPSNILIALAIVLGAVGLIMLVARKMKFHPVEAAITAGLCMANRGGAGDVAVLGAADRMELMSFAQISSRIGGAMMLVLGSVMFSFFAS from the coding sequence ATGGCAAAAAAAAATTTTAAAGAATTATTTGACCCTAGAGAGTCTAAATGGGGTGGAATAAGCTTACCAATGTTCTTATGTGCATTGATTGTTGTAGCTATTGTTGTCTATGTTCCTTTTGGGCTAGACAAAGAAGGTAACCCTGGAAGTTTTTTAAGACCTAATTTCTTAATTATGTTCTCAGCTCTTGCTGTGTTTGGTTTACTTTTTGGAGAAATTGGAGACAGAATACCTTTCTGGAATGATTATATTGGTGGAGGAACTATTCTAGTTTTCTTTATGGCTGCTGTTTTTGGAACTTATAACCTTGTTCCTGAGAATTTTATGAAGGCAGTAAATATTTTCTATGGAAAACAACCTGTAAACTTCTTAGAAATGTTTATTCCAGCATTAATTGTTGGTTCTGTTTTAACAGTTGATAGAAAAACTCTTATTAAATCTATAAGTGGATATATTCCTTTAATTATAATTGGAGTTATTGGAGCATCAGCAGGTGGAATTGCTGTTGGACTTATCTTTGGAAAAAGTCCAATTGATGTTATGATGAACTATGTACTTCCAATAATGGGTGGAGGAACAGGAGCTGGAGCTGTACCTATGTCTGAAATGTGGGCTTCTAAAACTGGTAGACCTGCATCAGAATGGTTTGGTTTTGCTATTTCTATCTTAAGTATAGCTAATGTTTTTGCAATATTATGTGGTGCTTTACTAAAAAAATTAGGAGAAGCTAGACCTAGTTTAACTGGTAATGGAGAACTTCTTATAGACAACTCTAAAGAAGCTATAAGAGATAAAGAAGTTGAAGTGAAACCTGAACTTACAGATACAACTGCTGCATTTATTTTAACAGGAGTTTTATTTATGATAGCTCATATCTTAGGAGAAGTTTGGGAAAGTCTTGGACTAGGGTTTGATTTACATCGTTTAGTATTTTTAATTCTTCTAACTATGTTCTTAAATATTGCTAATATAGTTCCTGATAAAATTAAAGCTGGAGCAAAGAGAATGCAAACATTCTTCTCTAAACATACAATTTGGATACTAATGGCTGCTGTTGGATTTACAACAGATGTTAAAGAAATTATAGCAGCTGCTGCACCTTCTAATATATTAATTGCTCTTGCAATAGTTTTAGGTGCAGTTGGACTTATTATGCTAGTTGCTAGAAAAATGAAATTCCATCCTGTTGAAGCTGCTATTACTGCTGGACTTTGTATGGCAAACAGAGGTGGAGCTGGAGACGTTGCCGTTCTAGGTGCTGCTGATAGAATGGAACTTATGTCATTTGCACAAATATCTTCTCGTATAGGAGGAGCTATGATGTTAGTGCTTGGTTCTGTAATGTTTAGTTTCTTTGCATCATAA
- a CDS encoding 2-hydroxycarboxylate transporter family protein, translated as MAKKNFKELFDPRESKWGGISLPMFLCALIVVAIVVYVPFGLDKEGNPGSFLRPNFLIMFSALAVFGLLFGEIGDRIPIWNDYIGGGTILVFFMAAVFGTYNLVPENFMKAVNIFYGKQPVNFLEMFIPALIVGSVLTVDRKTLIKSISGYIPLIIIGVTGASIGGVVVGLIFGKNPIDIMMNYVLPIMGGGTGAGAVPMSEIWASKTGRPASEWFGFAISILSIANVFGILCGALLKKLGEAKPNLTGNGELIIDNSKEAIRDKEVDIKPELTDTTAAFILTGVLFMVAHILGEVWESLEIGFDLHRLVFLILLTMFLNIANIVPDRIKAGAKRMQTFFSKHTIWILMAAVGFTTDVKEIINAAAPSNILIALAIVLGAVGLIMLVARTMKFYPVEAAITAGLCMANRGGAGDVAILGAADRMELMSFAQISSRIGGAMMLVLGSVMFSFFAS; from the coding sequence ATGGCAAAAAAAAATTTTAAAGAATTATTTGACCCTAGAGAGTCTAAATGGGGTGGAATAAGCTTACCAATGTTCTTATGTGCATTGATTGTTGTAGCTATTGTTGTCTATGTTCCTTTTGGGCTAGACAAAGAAGGTAACCCTGGAAGTTTTTTAAGACCTAATTTCTTAATTATGTTCTCAGCTCTTGCTGTGTTTGGTTTACTTTTTGGAGAAATTGGAGATAGAATTCCTATTTGGAATGATTATATTGGTGGGGGAACTATTCTGGTTTTCTTTATGGCCGCTGTTTTTGGAACTTATAACTTAGTGCCTGAGAATTTTATGAAAGCTGTAAATATTTTCTATGGAAAACAACCAGTAAACTTCTTGGAAATGTTTATCCCAGCACTGATTGTTGGTTCAGTTTTGACAGTTGATAGAAAAACACTTATAAAATCAATAAGTGGATATATTCCTTTGATTATCATTGGAGTTACTGGAGCTTCAATTGGTGGAGTAGTTGTTGGACTTATCTTTGGAAAAAATCCTATTGATATTATGATGAACTATGTACTTCCGATAATGGGTGGAGGAACTGGAGCTGGAGCTGTACCTATGTCTGAAATATGGGCTTCAAAAACTGGTAGACCTGCATCTGAATGGTTTGGTTTTGCTATTTCTATCTTAAGTATTGCCAATGTTTTTGGAATATTATGTGGAGCTTTACTTAAAAAATTAGGAGAAGCTAAACCTAATTTAACAGGAAATGGTGAATTAATTATAGATAACTCAAAAGAAGCTATAAGAGATAAAGAAGTTGATATAAAACCTGAACTTACTGATACAACTGCTGCATTTATTTTAACAGGGGTTTTATTTATGGTGGCTCATATCTTAGGAGAAGTTTGGGAAAGTCTTGAGATAGGATTTGATTTACATCGTTTAGTATTCTTAATTCTTCTAACTATGTTCTTAAACATTGCTAATATAGTTCCTGATAGAATAAAAGCTGGGGCAAAAAGAATGCAAACTTTCTTCTCTAAGCATACAATTTGGATACTAATGGCTGCTGTTGGATTTACAACAGATGTAAAAGAAATTATAAATGCTGCTGCACCATCAAATATACTAATTGCTCTTGCAATAGTTTTAGGTGCTGTTGGTCTTATTATGCTAGTTGCTAGAACTATGAAATTTTATCCTGTTGAAGCTGCTATCACTGCTGGACTTTGTATGGCAAACAGAGGTGGAGCTGGAGACGTTGCCATTCTAGGTGCTGCTGATAGAATGGAACTTATGTCATTTGCACAAATATCTTCTCGTATAGGAGGAGCTATGATGTTAGTGCTTGGTTCTGTAATGTTTAGTTTCTTTGCATCATAA
- a CDS encoding oxaloacetate decarboxylase subunit alpha, giving the protein MNKIKIMETCLRDGHQSLMATRLTTAEMLPIIEKLDSVGYHSLEMWGGATFDAAIRFLNEDPWERLREIKKRVKNTKLQMLLRGQNLLGYRNYADDIVERFVKKSIENGIDIVRIFDALNDVRNLQTACEATKKAGGHAQLAMSYTISPVHTIEYYKNLALEMQEIGADSIAIKDMSGILLPEVAYKLVKELKSVLRVPVEVHTHATAGLASMTYIKAIEAGADIIDTAISPLSGGTSQPATESIVRAFQGTERETGFDLELLKEIAEYFKPIRAKYLQEGILNPQALMTEPSIVEYQLPGGMLSNFLSQLKMQKAEHKYEDVLREIPRVRADLGYPPLVTPLSQMVGTQAIFNILTGQRYKLIPNEIKNYVRGLYGKSPVPISEEIRKTIIGNEEVFTGRPADKIAPEYDKLVEETREFARSEEDVLSYALFPQVAKDFLIKKYENE; this is encoded by the coding sequence GTGAATAAGATTAAAATTATGGAAACTTGTCTGAGAGATGGACATCAATCCCTTATGGCTACTCGTTTAACTACTGCTGAAATGTTACCAATAATTGAAAAATTAGATAGTGTTGGCTATCATTCATTAGAAATGTGGGGAGGAGCAACTTTTGATGCTGCTATAAGATTTCTAAATGAAGATCCTTGGGAAAGACTTAGAGAAATTAAAAAGAGAGTTAAAAATACAAAACTTCAAATGTTACTTAGAGGACAAAACCTTTTAGGTTATCGTAATTATGCAGATGATATAGTTGAAAGATTTGTAAAAAAATCTATAGAAAATGGAATAGACATAGTTCGTATATTTGATGCCTTAAATGATGTACGTAACTTACAAACTGCTTGTGAAGCTACAAAAAAAGCTGGTGGACATGCTCAACTTGCAATGAGTTATACTATCAGTCCTGTTCACACTATTGAATATTATAAAAATTTAGCTTTAGAAATGCAAGAAATTGGTGCTGATTCTATTGCTATAAAAGATATGTCTGGAATTTTATTACCAGAAGTTGCCTATAAATTGGTAAAAGAATTAAAATCTGTTTTAAGAGTTCCTGTTGAAGTACATACTCATGCAACTGCTGGACTTGCAAGTATGACTTATATCAAAGCTATTGAAGCAGGTGCAGATATAATTGACACTGCTATATCTCCATTATCAGGTGGAACTTCTCAACCTGCAACAGAAAGTATTGTTAGAGCTTTCCAAGGAACTGAAAGAGAAACTGGTTTTGACTTAGAATTATTAAAAGAAATAGCAGAATACTTTAAACCTATAAGAGCAAAATATTTACAAGAAGGCATCTTAAATCCTCAAGCTCTTATGACTGAACCAAGTATAGTTGAATATCAATTACCTGGTGGAATGTTATCTAACTTCCTTTCTCAATTAAAAATGCAAAAAGCAGAACATAAATATGAAGATGTTTTAAGAGAAATTCCAAGAGTTAGAGCTGACTTAGGTTATCCACCATTAGTTACTCCACTTAGTCAAATGGTAGGAACACAAGCTATATTTAATATATTAACTGGACAAAGATATAAATTAATTCCAAATGAAATAAAGAATTATGTAAGAGGACTTTATGGAAAGAGCCCAGTACCTATATCAGAAGAAATTAGAAAAACAATTATAGGAAATGAAGAAGTATTTACTGGAAGACCTGCTGATAAAATAGCTCCTGAATATGATAAATTAGTGGAAGAAACTAGAGAATTTGCAAGAAGTGAAGAGGATGTATTATCTTATGCTCTTTTCCCACAAGTTGCAAAAGATTTCTTAATAAAAAAATATGAAAATGAATAA
- the citG gene encoding triphosphoribosyl-dephospho-CoA synthase CitG gives MKMNNSEVAKLATKALLYEVSISPKAGLVSRLSNGSHKDMDFYTFIDSALSLDNYFSECFIYGQENDFYSPSFFKNLRDLGKKAEKDMYQATNGVNTHKGTIFSMGIIISVLASYLKEVDKIDLKILSEKIKTMCIPLLEELENANNFSTYGEKAFKNYHLTGARGLAISGYDIVLLDGINKLKEFTKILDFETSCILLLFYYISILDDTNIVNRTNLETLKEIQILCKNLYEENSKSLSKEKIRNEMSKLNDIFIEKNISAGGSADLLILTIFIYILNI, from the coding sequence ATGAAAATGAATAATAGTGAGGTTGCTAAATTAGCAACAAAAGCTCTTTTATATGAGGTGAGTATAAGCCCTAAAGCTGGGCTTGTAAGTCGCCTTAGTAATGGCTCTCATAAAGATATGGACTTCTATACTTTTATTGATTCTGCACTTTCTTTAGATAACTATTTTTCTGAATGTTTTATCTATGGGCAGGAAAATGATTTTTATTCTCCTAGTTTTTTTAAAAATTTAAGAGATTTAGGAAAAAAAGCTGAAAAAGATATGTATCAAGCTACTAATGGAGTCAATACCCATAAAGGAACTATTTTCTCAATGGGAATTATAATTTCAGTCCTAGCTAGTTACTTAAAAGAAGTTGATAAGATAGACTTAAAAATATTAAGTGAAAAAATTAAAACTATGTGTATCCCACTTTTAGAAGAATTAGAAAATGCAAATAATTTTTCTACTTATGGTGAAAAAGCATTTAAAAACTACCATTTAACTGGTGCAAGAGGATTAGCTATTTCTGGTTATGATATAGTTTTACTTGATGGAATTAATAAATTAAAAGAGTTTACAAAAATTTTAGATTTTGAAACTTCTTGTATTTTACTTTTATTTTATTATATATCCATTTTAGATGATACCAATATAGTAAATAGGACAAATCTTGAAACTCTAAAAGAAATTCAAATATTGTGTAAAAATCTTTATGAAGAAAATAGCAAATCTTTATCAAAAGAAAAAATAAGAAATGAAATGTCAAAATTAAATGATATTTTCATTGAAAAAAATATAAGTGCTGGTGGCAGTGCTGATTTATTAATTTTAACAATTTTTATATACATATTAAATATTTAA
- the citD gene encoding citrate lyase acyl carrier protein encodes MVLKTVGVAGTLESSDAMITVEPANQGGIVIDVSSSVKRQFGRQIEETVLNTIKELGVENANVKVVDKGALNYALIARTKAAVYRAAESHDYKF; translated from the coding sequence ATGGTTTTAAAGACTGTTGGTGTTGCTGGAACATTAGAATCTAGCGATGCTATGATAACTGTTGAACCTGCCAATCAAGGTGGAATTGTTATTGATGTTTCAAGTTCAGTTAAAAGACAATTTGGGAGACAAATTGAAGAAACTGTACTTAACACTATAAAAGAATTAGGTGTTGAAAATGCTAATGTAAAAGTTGTAGATAAGGGTGCATTAAACTATGCTCTTATAGCTAGAACTAAGGCTGCTGTATATAGAGCTGCTGAATCTCATGATTATAAATTTTAG
- the citE gene encoding citrate (pro-3S)-lyase subunit beta yields MAIRDRLRRTMMFLPGNNPSMITDAYIYGPDSVMIDLEDATSVNQKDAARFLVSEALKTINYKTTETVVRVNGLDTPFGADDIRAVVKAGVNVVRLPKTDTPDEIIAVDKLITEVEKEIGREGETLLMAAIESATGIMNVKEIALASKRLMGIALGAEDYVTNLKTSRSKHGWELYYAREAIVLAARNAGIYCFDTVYSDVNNLDGFRQEVQFIKDLGFDGKSCIHPKQVRIVHEIYTPTQKEIEKSIRIINGAKEAEAKGSGVISVDGKMVDNPIIMRAQRVLELAKASGIYKED; encoded by the coding sequence ATGGCAATTAGAGATAGATTAAGAAGAACTATGATGTTTTTACCTGGTAATAATCCATCAATGATTACAGATGCCTATATATATGGACCAGATTCTGTAATGATAGACTTGGAAGATGCTACTAGTGTAAACCAAAAAGATGCTGCAAGATTTTTAGTTTCTGAAGCTTTAAAAACAATAAATTATAAAACTACTGAAACTGTTGTAAGAGTAAATGGTTTAGATACTCCATTTGGAGCTGATGATATAAGAGCTGTTGTAAAAGCAGGAGTTAATGTTGTAAGACTTCCTAAAACAGATACTCCTGATGAAATAATAGCAGTTGATAAACTTATAACAGAAGTTGAAAAAGAAATTGGTAGAGAAGGAGAAACTCTACTTATGGCTGCTATTGAAAGTGCAACTGGTATTATGAACGTTAAAGAAATTGCTCTTGCTAGTAAAAGATTAATGGGTATAGCATTAGGAGCAGAAGATTATGTTACTAACTTAAAGACTTCAAGAAGTAAACATGGTTGGGAACTATATTATGCAAGAGAAGCTATTGTACTTGCTGCAAGAAATGCAGGTATCTATTGCTTTGATACTGTTTATTCAGATGTAAATAACTTAGATGGTTTCAGACAAGAAGTTCAATTTATTAAAGATTTAGGATTTGATGGTAAATCTTGTATACATCCTAAACAAGTTAGAATAGTTCATGAAATTTATACACCAACTCAAAAAGAAATTGAAAAATCAATTAGAATAATAAATGGTGCAAAAGAAGCAGAAGCTAAGGGTTCAGGAGTTATATCTGTTGATGGCAAAATGGTTGATAACCCAATTATTATGAGAGCTCAAAGAGTTTTAGAATTAGCAAAAGCTAGTGGGATTTATAAGGAGGACTAA
- the citF gene encoding citrate lyase subunit alpha, producing MKFNKNAVGREIPEYLEGIGELVPFKGVDAIKPTKKKAGAKLRMRIQDEPKIVASIEEAIKKSGLKDGMTISFHHHMRNGDTVVNRVLDIIAKMGIKDITLAPSSLSPCHGPVIEHIKSGVVTGIQSSGLREPLGDEISKGILKKPVIIRSHGGRARAIEDGELHIDVAFIAAPSCDEMGNMNGRTGKSACGSMGYAIVDAQYADYVIAITDNLVPFPNLPASIDQTLVDSVVVVDEIGDPKKIVSGAIRFSDNPRDLLIAQNAVKVIVNSGYFKDGFVYQTGAAGASLAVTSLLREEMIKQNIKASLGLGGITSQLVGLLEEGLMSALYDTQCFDLDAVRSIKENERHYEISASFYANPNTAGPAVNNLTFVMLGALEIDKDFNVNVMTKSDGTINQAVGGHQDTAPGAKISVILAPLMRARIPIIVDKVTTVCTPGEAVDVICTDYGIVVNPRRKDLIETLTKAGIELKTIEEMKEMAEQLTGKPDPVEFTDEIVGIVEYRDGSIIDVIKKVKD from the coding sequence ATGAAATTTAATAAAAATGCAGTTGGCAGAGAAATTCCTGAATATTTAGAAGGAATTGGAGAATTAGTTCCTTTTAAAGGTGTTGATGCAATAAAACCAACTAAGAAAAAAGCTGGTGCAAAATTAAGAATGAGAATCCAAGATGAACCTAAAATAGTTGCTAGTATAGAAGAAGCAATTAAAAAATCTGGATTAAAAGATGGAATGACTATATCTTTCCACCATCATATGAGAAATGGAGATACTGTTGTAAATAGAGTTTTAGATATTATAGCTAAAATGGGAATTAAAGATATCACTTTAGCTCCTAGTTCTTTATCTCCTTGTCATGGACCTGTTATAGAACATATCAAAAGTGGTGTTGTTACAGGAATACAATCAAGTGGACTTCGTGAACCATTAGGAGATGAAATTTCAAAAGGTATACTTAAGAAACCTGTTATTATAAGAAGCCATGGAGGAAGAGCAAGAGCTATTGAAGATGGGGAATTACATATAGATGTTGCTTTCATTGCTGCTCCAAGTTGTGATGAAATGGGAAATATGAATGGAAGAACTGGTAAAAGTGCTTGTGGTTCTATGGGATATGCAATAGTTGATGCACAATATGCTGACTATGTTATAGCTATCACAGATAATTTAGTTCCTTTCCCAAATCTACCTGCAAGTATAGATCAAACATTAGTTGATTCAGTTGTAGTAGTTGATGAAATAGGAGATCCTAAGAAAATTGTTTCAGGTGCTATAAGATTTTCTGATAACCCAAGAGATTTATTGATTGCTCAAAATGCAGTTAAAGTAATAGTTAATTCTGGATATTTTAAAGATGGTTTTGTTTATCAAACAGGAGCTGCTGGTGCAAGTTTAGCAGTTACAAGCCTTTTAAGAGAAGAAATGATAAAACAAAATATAAAAGCTTCATTAGGACTTGGAGGAATCACTTCTCAATTAGTTGGACTTCTTGAAGAAGGACTTATGAGTGCTTTATATGATACTCAATGTTTTGACTTAGATGCAGTAAGATCTATAAAAGAAAATGAAAGACATTATGAAATCTCTGCTTCATTCTATGCAAATCCTAATACAGCAGGACCTGCTGTAAATAACTTAACTTTTGTAATGTTAGGTGCATTAGAAATAGATAAAGATTTTAATGTAAATGTTATGACTAAATCTGATGGTACTATAAACCAAGCAGTTGGAGGACACCAAGATACAGCTCCTGGGGCAAAAATTAGTGTGATACTTGCACCACTTATGAGAGCAAGAATCCCTATAATAGTTGATAAAGTTACAACTGTATGTACTCCAGGAGAAGCAGTTGATGTTATCTGTACTGACTATGGAATAGTTGTAAATCCTAGAAGAAAAGATTTAATAGAAACTTTAACAAAAGCTGGTATTGAGTTAAAAACTATTGAAGAAATGAAAGAAATGGCAGAACAATTAACTGGTAAACCTGATCCTGTTGAATTTACTGATGAAATTGTTGGTATAGTTGAATATAGAGATGGTTCTATCATAGATGTTATCAAAAAAGTAAAAGATTAG